Genomic window (Capsicum annuum cultivar UCD-10X-F1 chromosome 10, UCD10Xv1.1, whole genome shotgun sequence):
tacacacttatgGACCCCCctgaatatttaaaaaatggaATTATTATTCCCCGAAAACTCACATCCAGATGTGTAATGGAAAGTGAGCAACACGCACCTGTCATGTAATGCCACATAATTTTCAcgtaatattaattattattctttaatatatatatatatactctttcTCAACATCTTTAATAAGCTAATATACCTTTTATCCTTCTCTCTAACTTTTCTCTAGCTTCTCTTTAACTTTTCTCAACTCTTCAACAACTTAGACCGACAACGGTTGTCTCTCGGAGCTTCGCTCGGCGAAGCTCTAATGGATACTATGAAAAATCAACAATTTTCGCTTTTCagaaactaaaaaattaatattattcattgttagtttttttttttttgcttaaatttttgtattttggaaCAGTCACATATAAAACATTGAGAACCACATGTAGATTATTCGTCTTTTATATTTCTTGTTCATTTTGTGTTCAGTTTTTGAATTCAATAAgagatttttggattttgttttcaTGAATTGTGTTGAATCCCTGAAGTATTTGAGTTTGAATGCAGATTTAGGATTTGGGTTTTTGGTGTTTGGGCGGTTTGGACAATTGTATAAAGTTTTgcggttgttgttgttgtttggtttagGATTGAGGATTTTGCAATTTAGTTGGTATTGTAAGGGTTGGAACcgttttctttgtgatttttgtggCAAATCAAGTGAATTGAGAAATGGATGTTGTTCCAAAAATGATTTTGATGGGAAATGGAGTGAAAAAATGAAGTCTTGTAAGACTGGGTTGTTGATGAATTCGTACttagaagatgaaaaaaatggtGGTTTATTGGAATTggatgatgagaaggaagagtTTGAAGAAGAGTGTAATGATGAATACAAAGTGTTTGATGTTTTGTCATTGAGAAAAATGGTAAAGATGAAAAGACGGAGAGCAAGTGTTGCTTGTTTGGAACTTGAAAAGGAGAGAATGACAGCAGCAACAGCTAAGGAAACAATGTGGATTGTTTTAATTGTAGTTCTATACCCTATACGTTATGGCTATCCTTTTAATTGTTTCATTGCATACGTTGCAAGAGATAAACGAAAAGCATAAATGTTGTCATATTTACTTCTTTAATTTATGGACATTCAATGCTGCTTTTTACGAAGATAGTTCTATAGCCATTGAAGAGTTGTTGAAGCTTTTTTATGAGAGAGatgatggtgatgaagaagaaagaaaataaaatgaaataaaaataatatatatatatatatatatattatacgtttttttttttttttggtaaactatatatacttttatattaaaaagatatgcaaaaatactttttttaagaTTTTTGGACTACTCACTCTCTCTGAGAGAGTGAGATACACTCTCTTTGCCACATAAGTGTTTAGGggtataataatttcatttttaaaatgttcagGCGGGTCATAGACTCCCCgtaaagtataagtgtgtagttgaaatatggggtaaaggttggagtttttttttggctattttctctaaaaataattcttcatattttttaagaACAAGCCGgttctatcaaaaataacctttctacttcatctgagATAGTCGTTCATCTaaggtagtagtatggactgTATATACTTTATCTcttagaccccactttgtgaaacaacactgggtctgttgttgttgtaaagTTCTAGTACTATGCTTAGTGTGTTTGAAGAAGAGCCAAATAAACATGCTCTTCTTACACCGTTGCAAATATATCAATCGAATTTTAAAGTATGATTAAAAAGTTATGAGTTAATACGtaaaaatgatcctaaacttgacactaaattataactttgatcttaaactttgacagtgcacaaatataacctttaactattcaaaactgcacaactataacctccaatcctacgtggcaaaacgcgtgttcaacacgcaaaattggGCGCGTCcggcttaaaatctaagggcataatacataaatatgatcttaaactttgacaatgcacaaatatgacctttaactattcaaaactgcacaaatatgacctttaaatgactcttcactattatattttcattattttcggctcaaagatgaaaatgacatctaatttcttttatcattgtgaaaaaaaagcaatattgaagatttattaattaggcgggtcagcctcatacgaaaaaattaagcgggtatgtatatatattataaaacagaggacgaatttaagttatataaatattatttatttaaatattcaattaaagatgaaactatactaataataaaaatttttctagttttaataaaacgttattaaattaatgttattaaggatactATTAATacattaaattaacgttattaaattaacgtaattaaaatgttattaaattaacgttattaaattaacgaggggcggacCCACATGGTTGCCATTGGGTCACCCAACCCCccttggtaaaaaaattacgttgtatatatatatatatatatatatatataagatagaaaatgtatatttatatacgtatattaatgttgaagacacttagatagcccagtggtgttatttgttcttcttgggcgcttccttcagcctactgtgcgggttcgatccttgctagtggctgtttttttttttttaattaacaaaaagttaggtgttgctgctatagaaataaatagaaaaataataataataataataattttttaaaattaaaaaaaaagttaggtgctgctactacagaaataaataaataaattattattattattattaaaataataataataataataataataataataataataataataataaNNNNNNNNNNNNNNNNNNNNNNNNNNNNNNNNNNNNNNNNNNNNNNNNNNNNNNNNNNNNNNNNNNNNNNNNNNNNNNNNNNNNNNNNNNNNNNNNNNNNNNNNNNNNNNNNNNNNNNNNNNNNNNNNNNNNNNNNNNNNNNNNNNNNNNNNNNNNNNNNNNNNNNNNNNNNNNNNNNNNNNNNNNNNNNNNNNNNNNNNNNNNNNNNNNNNNNNNNNNNNNNNNNNNNNNNNNNNNNNNNNNNNNNNNNNNNNNNNNNNNNNNNNNNNNNNNNNNNNNNNNNNNNNNNNNNNNNNNNNNNNNNNNNNNNNNNNNNNNNNNNNNNNNNNNNNNNNNNNNNNNNNNNNNNNNNNNNNNNNNNNNNNNNNNNNNNNNNNNNNNNNNNNNNNNNNNNNNNNNNNNNNNNNNNNNNNNNNNNNNNNNNNNNNNNNNNNNNNNNNNNNNNNNNNNNNNNNNNNNNNNNNNNNNNNNNNNNNNNNNNNNNNNNNNNNNNNNNNNNNNNNNNNNNNNNNNNNNNNNNNNNNNNNNNNNNNNNNNNNNNNNNNNNNNNNNNNNNNNNNNNNNNNNNNNNNNNNNNNNNNNNNNNNNNNNNNNNNNNNNNNNNNNNNNNNNNNNNNNNNNNNNNNNNNNNNNNNNNNNNNNNNNNNNNNNNNNNNNNNNNNNNNNNNNNNNNNNNNNNNNNNNNNNNNNNNNNNNNNNNNNNNNNNNNNNNNNNNNNNNNNNNNNNNNNNNNNNNNNNNNNNNNNNNNNNNNNNNNNNNNNNNNNNNNNNNNNNNNNNNNNNNNNNNNNNNNNNNNNNNNNNNNNNNNNNNNNNNNNNNNNNNNNNNNNNNNNNNNNNNNNNNNNNNNNNNNNNNNNNNNNNNNNNNNNNNNNNNNNNNNNNNNNNNNNNNNNNNNNNNNNNNNNNNNNNNNNNNNNNNNNNNNNNNNNNNNNNNNNNNNNNNNNNNNNNNNNNNNNNNNNNNNNNNNNNNNNNNNNNNNNNNNNNNNNNNNNNNNNNNNNNNNNNNNNNNNNNNNNNNNNNNNNNNNNNNNNNNNNNNNNNNNNNNNNNNNNNNNNNNNNNNNNNNNNNNNNNNNNNNNNNNNNNNNNNNNNNNNNNNNNNNNNNNNNNNNNNNNNNNNNNNNNNNNNNNNNNNNNNNNNNNNNNNNNN
Coding sequences:
- the LOC124888106 gene encoding protein FLOURY 1-like → MNCVESLKYLSLNADLGFGFLVFGRFGQLYKVLRLLLLFGLGLRILQFSWYCKGWNRFLCDFCGKSSELRNGCCSKNDFDGKWSEKMKSCKTGLLMNSYLEDEKNGGLLELDDEKEEFEEECNDEYKVFDVLSLRKMVKMKRRRASVACLELEKERMTAATAKETMWIVLIVVLYPIRYGYPFNCFIAYVARDKRKA